In Actinomycetota bacterium, a genomic segment contains:
- a CDS encoding radical SAM protein — MKIITDISNHPCFNSNVRHTHGRVHLPVAPRCNVKCNYCNRLFDCANEGRPGVTSRVMRPKESLAYLSAAMAANQISVAGIAGPGDPLANPEQTFNTFGLVKRKYPQLLRCLSTNGLSAITYIREIIHYASHVTLTVNAVDAEVGSRIYKWIKLGDRIHTGADAAGIMLERQLEAIRHLKRAGVIVKVNTVVIPGINEAHIEDIAMVMEQLSVDMYNAMPLYPVKGTPFGDIPEPSTADIAILRKRASAHLPQMNHCARCRADAAGLIGADFDQQPAAPTQEPAARCSAASRPAC; from the coding sequence ATGAAAATCATCACGGATATCAGCAATCACCCCTGTTTCAACAGCAACGTGAGGCACACGCACGGGCGGGTACACCTGCCGGTGGCCCCGCGCTGCAACGTCAAGTGCAACTACTGCAACCGGCTGTTCGACTGCGCCAACGAAGGCAGGCCGGGAGTCACCAGCAGGGTGATGCGGCCGAAAGAGTCCCTCGCCTATCTTTCCGCGGCGATGGCGGCCAACCAGATCTCGGTCGCGGGCATAGCAGGTCCGGGCGATCCGCTGGCGAACCCTGAGCAGACCTTCAACACCTTCGGCCTGGTCAAACGGAAATACCCGCAGCTGCTTCGCTGCCTGTCCACAAACGGGCTTTCCGCCATCACCTACATCAGGGAGATAATCCACTACGCAAGCCATGTGACCCTGACTGTCAATGCAGTCGATGCTGAAGTCGGTTCAAGGATCTACAAGTGGATCAAACTCGGGGACCGCATCCATACCGGGGCAGACGCTGCCGGCATAATGCTGGAGCGGCAGCTGGAAGCCATCCGTCACCTGAAACGCGCCGGCGTTATCGTCAAGGTGAACACCGTGGTCATCCCCGGCATCAACGAAGCCCACATCGAGGATATCGCCATGGTTATGGAGCAGCTGTCAGTAGATATGTATAACGCGATGCCCCTGTACCCGGTGAAGGGCACCCCTTTTGGGGATATTCCCGAGCCTTCCACTGCTGATATCGCGATCTTGCGCAAACGCGCTTCGGCGCACCTCCCCCAGATGAACCACTGCGCCCGTTGCAGAGCCGACGCAGCCGGGCTGATCGGCGCTGACTTCGATCAGCAGCCTGCCGCTCCCACTCAGGAACCTGCAGCCAGATGCAGTGCGGCTTCACGACCTGCCTGCTAG
- a CDS encoding GAF domain-containing protein, with translation MTLRKKTLLIISLTMAALLAVFYLISSAVLLNGFEEIEAQETRQDVQRTIDSLVDDMAALENSTRDWAVWDDTYAFISDGNAEYVKTIETSFVNNQVNMMMFVDSSTNIVFAEAFDLAAEEKVELPESWRLLIGEEMRLLSDPDHTDAVTGLVMMPEGPMLITAHPILTSEGTGPAKGTVIWGRYLDESQVDRLAEITNLSLAAFRLDDPSLPDDFRQALNSIDEQNQYFVELLDSDNIAGYAVLEDIRGAPVLILRVDTHRAIYHQGLSTMHYFVAFIFAASLIIGVTTTSLLEVTVFSRMSRISDDVRKIGSRKDATARVSISGGDELTSLAGGINTMLSALEESQRDLRAAHDELEARVQERTVELRDKVAVLQTLTEIDSEVMGATRSQSILNLVCHRAAELLRAPKGLIVLSGDGDEGHVAASVGLEYEAGVEEEITPYMNADGLDNIDLYHNGAFAVNNIAETMPHMREFRIRENIRSLAVAPLVTEGRMLGALLVFDTVKRKWSPDEVQVMGLLSVQAAIALDEARLFEEEQSRREELAVLYGLSRELADAPPELDRILDLVAKHTVETTHVTFAGIALVDEKEELVIRAAHPVRSLDCDLLTDSRQAMQQNFCHVCLQLYAPIVIRDDSADLSPREREMLFPDDTHTLCLVPLRAGDRALGLLMLGEARGEKREPFTPEKMRLAHSIADQTASSLVRAELFTQLEHSYLETVLSLAGAVEAKDTYTADHAESLARMALAIGSKAGMSEKELEALHFGAILHDVGKIGVPDSVLQKPGKLDDDEWRLMKKHPDIGARILSPVPRLAGAASIVRHHHERFDGSGYPDGLAGEDIPLGARILTVVDSYSAMVDDRVYKEAFSKDEAIAELRRCAGSQFDPQIVEFFLEKTADGAPG, from the coding sequence ATGACGTTACGCAAGAAGACTTTGTTGATAATCAGTCTTACCATGGCAGCTCTTCTTGCAGTTTTTTACCTGATCTCCTCAGCTGTGCTGCTTAATGGCTTCGAGGAGATCGAGGCCCAGGAGACCCGGCAGGATGTCCAGCGGACCATCGACTCGCTTGTCGACGATATGGCAGCCCTTGAGAATTCGACCCGGGACTGGGCGGTATGGGATGACACTTACGCGTTCATCAGCGACGGCAATGCCGAATACGTAAAGACCATCGAGACGAGCTTCGTCAACAACCAGGTTAACATGATGATGTTCGTTGACAGCTCCACCAATATCGTGTTCGCGGAAGCTTTCGACCTCGCCGCCGAAGAAAAAGTGGAGCTGCCCGAGAGCTGGCGCTTACTGATCGGCGAGGAAATGAGGCTTCTCAGCGACCCCGATCACACGGACGCGGTGACAGGTCTGGTCATGATGCCCGAGGGTCCGATGCTGATCACCGCTCACCCGATCCTGACCAGCGAGGGAACCGGGCCGGCGAAGGGAACGGTCATCTGGGGCCGGTACCTGGACGAGTCGCAGGTGGATCGGCTGGCCGAGATCACGAACCTTTCCCTTGCTGCTTTCCGTCTTGATGATCCTTCGCTGCCAGACGATTTCCGTCAGGCTTTGAATTCAATCGACGAACAGAACCAGTATTTTGTCGAGCTGCTGGATTCTGACAATATAGCTGGCTATGCCGTGCTCGAGGATATCAGGGGCGCGCCGGTGCTGATCCTGCGGGTAGATACACACAGGGCCATCTACCACCAGGGTTTGTCCACCATGCATTATTTTGTGGCATTTATTTTCGCCGCCAGCCTCATCATCGGCGTCACGACGACGTCCTTGCTTGAAGTGACGGTCTTTTCAAGGATGTCTCGCATCAGTGATGACGTCCGCAAAATCGGCTCCCGCAAGGATGCGACCGCCCGGGTGAGCATCAGCGGCGGGGACGAACTGACAAGTCTTGCCGGAGGCATCAACACGATGCTGTCGGCGCTGGAGGAATCCCAACGAGACCTGCGCGCGGCCCACGACGAGCTCGAGGCCAGGGTCCAGGAGCGTACGGTCGAGCTGCGCGACAAGGTCGCCGTACTGCAGACCCTTACCGAGATCGACAGCGAGGTGATGGGCGCTACCCGCTCACAGTCGATTCTGAACCTTGTCTGCCACCGTGCCGCCGAGCTGCTTCGGGCTCCCAAGGGACTGATCGTGCTCAGTGGCGATGGTGACGAAGGGCATGTCGCCGCCAGCGTCGGCCTCGAATATGAAGCAGGAGTCGAGGAAGAGATCACGCCATACATGAACGCCGACGGCCTCGACAATATCGATCTCTACCATAACGGGGCCTTCGCGGTGAATAATATCGCCGAGACCATGCCTCACATGAGGGAGTTCCGCATCAGGGAAAATATAAGATCCCTTGCGGTGGCGCCGCTGGTTACTGAAGGGCGGATGCTCGGCGCGCTCCTGGTGTTCGATACGGTCAAACGCAAGTGGAGCCCCGATGAAGTGCAGGTCATGGGCCTGCTCTCCGTGCAGGCGGCAATCGCCCTTGACGAAGCCAGGCTATTCGAAGAGGAACAGTCCCGCCGCGAAGAACTGGCTGTGCTTTACGGACTATCCCGGGAGCTTGCCGATGCACCCCCGGAACTCGACCGGATCCTCGATCTGGTGGCAAAACACACGGTCGAGACTACCCATGTCACCTTTGCCGGCATAGCACTGGTGGATGAAAAAGAAGAGCTCGTCATACGCGCGGCTCATCCGGTCCGTTCGCTCGATTGCGATCTGCTGACCGACAGCCGCCAGGCAATGCAGCAGAATTTCTGTCATGTCTGCCTGCAGCTTTATGCGCCGATCGTGATCCGTGACGATTCTGCCGACCTGAGCCCGCGTGAACGCGAGATGCTCTTTCCAGACGACACCCACACGCTCTGCCTGGTGCCGTTGCGCGCCGGCGATCGTGCCCTGGGCCTGCTGATGCTCGGCGAAGCCCGGGGTGAGAAGCGGGAGCCGTTCACGCCGGAGAAGATGCGGCTCGCCCACAGCATCGCCGACCAGACCGCCAGCTCCCTGGTGCGCGCCGAGCTGTTCACCCAGCTCGAGCATTCTTATCTGGAGACGGTCCTGTCCCTCGCTGGCGCGGTCGAGGCGAAGGATACCTATACTGCGGACCATGCCGAGAGCCTGGCCAGAATGGCATTGGCTATCGGCAGCAAGGCGGGTATGAGCGAGAAGGAACTGGAAGCTCTTCACTTCGGTGCAATCCTCCATGACGTCGGCAAGATCGGCGTTCCGGATTCCGTCCTTCAGAAACCTGGAAAGCTGGATGATGACGAATGGCGGCTGATGAAAAAACATCCGGACATCGGCGCGCGGATACTTTCGCCGGTGCCTCGCCTG